A part of Rhopalosiphum maidis isolate BTI-1 chromosome 3, ASM367621v3, whole genome shotgun sequence genomic DNA contains:
- the LOC113558017 gene encoding EF-hand domain-containing protein 1-like, which translates to MDGLPFIPGFRFNDITKLDFNLSTQFQWKNGYALPKDKSTGIGKSKLDADSILYGESFDVIGYNPELTYGKAKDDSKPIDLPHFVKLDRKCLSYYGYAQHTILNSPIETFRVRKIKITYFLVDDTIVVTEPVVKNAGYVQGCILKRGQIPNPHREGRPWHWSDFIIGEEISFYGIAYRLCGCDLYTRKFLTSMGMVVIENQPMIADPYTINRQTILQHVNGQSKSPDGKSAEDKLRQFLEYDGKVLRFYATWNNDISDPTECKYFIVVYYLKDDRLEINESKTMGNTCELNPSAVFLSKIKLPKHWSNLPPNFPSIYLEAGNEYREYYRPKDFIVGNAINVMGRRFMLYDCDPFTRDYYKDILKIVQPEPIQIIDLKNNDLTVTRLQAIPPHTGIGEPDDTLQNCLSLVPKPPKTLDFVTFVLNATKKLRYKLKMVPVYEVDNLRDFIMEYCIGNDQMCIVELASKNSGFYKGRFMSSVRLRKPGTSIDSNQFYGPKDFAIGAELYAKGLVFIITELDVWSYKYMIENKDMFTQDAIDGAKRFLESKNLLKSQENVDGISVHESTPILSDT; encoded by the exons atggacgGTTTGCCTTTTATACCAGGATTTCGTTTTAATGACATAACA aaaCTAGATTTCAATTTGAGTACTCAGTTCCAATGGAAAAACGGATACGCCCTTCCCAAAGATAAGTCGACGGGTATAGGAAAGAGTAAATTAGACGCCGATAGCATATTGTATGGTGAATCATTTGACGTCATTGG TTACAACCCAGAATTGACATATGGAAAAGCCAAAGACGATTCGAAACCAATCGACCTACCACATTTCGTTAAGTTGGATAGAAAATGTCTCTCTTATTATGGATACGCCCAACATACCATACTTAATTCACCAATAGAGACATTTCGAGTgcgcaaaattaaaattacatacttCTTGGTTGATGACACTATTGTCGTTACGGAGCCCGTTGTCAAG AACGCGGGTTATGTCCAAGGATGTATATTAAAACGTGGCCAAATACCGAATCCACATCGCGAAGGTAGACCTTGGCATTGGTCCGACTTCATTATTGGCGAGGAAATCAGTTTCTACGGAATCGCGTACAGGTTGTGCGGCTGCGACTTGTACACCAGAAAATTTTTGACCAGCATGGGCATGGTAGTGATCGAAAATCAACCGATGATCGCCGACCCTTACACCATAAACAGGCAGACGATACTGCAGCATGTAAACGGACAATCGAAATCGCCAGACGGTAAGTCTGCAGAGGACAAGCTCAGGCAGTTTTTGGAATATGATGGAAAAGTGTTGAG ATTTTACGCGACCTGGAATAATGATATTTCAGATCCCACAGAGTGTAAGTATTTCATAGTCGTTTATTACCTAAAAGACGATCGGTTAGAAATAAACGAATCAAAAACCATGGGTAATACATGTGAGCTGAATCCATCAGCTGTGTTTTtaagcaaaattaaattacccaAACATTGGTCAAATTTGCCAC CAAACTTTCcatctatttatttagaagCAGGAAATGAATATCGAGAATATTATCGACCAAAAGATTTCATAGTTGGAAATGCAATAAATGTGATGGGTCGTAG ATTTATGCTGTATGACTGTGATCCATTTACTAGAGATTACTACAaagacattttgaaaattgttcaaCCTGAACCCATCCAAATAATAGatctgaaaaataatgatttaactgTGACTCGACTGCAG gcAATACCACCTCATACTGGTATTGGTGAGCCAGACGATACACTCCAGAATTGTTTATCACTTGTACCTAAACCACCAAAAACTTTGGATTTTGTTACGTTTGTGCTTAACGCAACTAAAAAACTTAGGTATAAATTGAAGATGGTACCTGTGTATGAAGTAGACAATCTTCGTGATTTTATCATGGAATATTGCATTGGCAATGATCAAATGTGCATAGTTGAATTAGCTAGTAAAAACAGTGGATTTTATAAAGGACGATTCATGTCATCTGTACGGTTACGGAAACCGGGCACCAGTATAGATTCAAATCAATTCTATGGGCCCAAAGATTTTGCAattg GTGCTGAATTGTATGCAAAaggtttagtttttataattactgaaTTGGACGTGTggtcatacaaatatatgatcGAAAACAAGGATATGTTCACCCAAGATGCCATTGATGGAGCTAAACGTTTTTTGGAAAGCAAAAACTTGTTGAAAAGTCAAGAAAATGTGGATGGAATATCAGTGCATGAAAGTACACCAATTTTATCGGatacctaa